The DNA window TTTTGCTTGTTTTTTTACTTCTATATATTCGTTCATTTGATTTTCCTCCAGCCACTTAGTCAACTTATCATTGTCTCTATTAAATTGAGGTCCAGGGAACTTCTTTACAAGCTCCCCGCTTGGTAGTCTATACTTCAACATTGTCTTAGTCTTTTTCATGTCTTTCTCGTCTAGTGTCTCAAAGTATTCTGCAAGCTTGCCGTCTCTTTTTTCTATGATATATTCTTCCTCTTGAATTACCTTGTCCAATTTTTCTTTATAGAAGTTTATTTTGTTTTCAAGTTGCATTTTTAATCTTCTTATTTCCGCCAGCTTTTCTTCATGTATTTCAATCCACCAATCCGCTTCTTCATCAGATTTAATTTTCCACTCTTCTTCATCTTCCTGAATACCTAAAGCCTCATCTAAAATATCCATCATCATGTTTTTCATTTATAAATCCCCCTTTAAACTTGCATATTCAATTGCTAACTCTATTAGCATTTCTTTGTTCTTTTTAAGTTTTTTCCCTGCATCTTCTGCCTGTCTTAGAATTCTTTCTAGTTCAAAGTTTTCTTGAATTATTCTGTATATTTTAGCCTCTATTTCAGATTTCATTTCTTCTACATTTGAATTTGCAAAATAAATACTAACCGCTTTCACTTTGCATTCTCCTTCCTATTTGGTATAATTGACTTAACGATATTTTTTTGATGGACCTTTTTCAGATGGCTGTCTGAGAGGTCTTTTTTTCATACTTGCATTTTTTTACATATCCTCTTTCGTTGCATTTTTTATTATGTTCTGCTATTATTTCAGCCATATCACACCATTTGTTGAGTGATATTTTTAATATTTCTACATTGTGTTCTACATCAAGAAATTCATGTAGATACCTAACAAACTTTTCCCATTCATCTTCTTTGAAATCTTCTCTTTCATTTTTATTTACTGCTATTGCTAACATATTAGTTAATACTCTTTGAGCTTCGTCCATTTCTCCAACTAGCTTAAGAAGAACACTTGCTGGATCTAAATTTACGTTGTCAAGTATTTCATATGAATATGCTTGTCCTATAGCACAATAATCTTTGCAATATCTCTGTGTTAGCCATGGATCTTTATACACTTTGCTCATTCTTAATGTCACATCTGGACCTGGTATAGTAATATTTTGTTCATAATTTATTAAAGCTCTTTGACTTATATGATTTTTAGCTGCTGCTTCTTCTATTGTTAATCCACTTTTTAGTCTTGCATTTTTAAACATATTTTCCACCCCTTTCTTGCATTTTGATTCATTGTTTACAGCTAAGTACTGATATACAATTTATTTAAAGATATTAAGCGGATTTTTTCTTATAATGCTTAAGTTCCTTTTCTACCTTCTTAATAAATTCCCGCATACAAGAAGGCATATCTTTGGCTTTACATATAAAGCCTCCTATCCTAATCTGTCTCATCTTTTCCTTTCCCTCCTTTCCTTCTATATTGAAAATGCACAATTTTACCTTCTACCTCTTGTTTAATTCCTTCTAATATTTCTAATTTCTTTTCATAACTATAGGGGAGATTATTAATTTCATTAATAATGAATTCTGAATGTATCTCTACCATTCTTTCGCTTAACATATCCCAACCTTCTTTTGTGTTTGGTAAATGAACTATAATATTCATTGACTCCCCCTCCTCTCATACCTATATATATTATTTGGCTGATTTGTCCTATTCTCCACAATTGCTTAGCAACTCTATCTATCTATTCTTTTCTTCAGTACTTTCTCATAAAGATATTTTTGCAATAACATTAAACGATGTAGTTATAACACCTTATGAGAATAAAGAAATATATTAACTACAACCCACTCCACTCTTCTCTCTCTTTATTTGAAACATTAGGCTGTTTGATCTTTATTATTAGTTGAAGTTTCTTCAACTTTATGTTTGAAAAAAATTGATGGATCCACTTCTAATATTTCTGCAATTCGTTTAGCTTTATCTATCGTTATCTTAACTACACCGTTTTCTAGTAAACAATAACTACTTTTGCCACTATAACCAAGCTTATCAGCCATGTCTTGTTGTGTATAGCCCTTTTCAATTCGTAACTTTTTTAGTAATTCGTTCACTTTTTATACCTCCTTATGTTTAAGTTTCTTAAACCTTCTATTATGAATTATAGTTTAAGCAACTTAAACTGTCAATAGTTTTTTTGAATTTTGTTGAATCTTCTTAAACTTTTATTTTTAATACGAATTTATAAGTTATAATTTAAGTAAGTTTAAGTTTTTTGAACAGGTGGGATAAATATGTCATCATTAGCAAAACGAATTAAAGAATTAAGGCAAGAAAGAAATTTGACACAAGAAGAGTTCGGAAATATATTTGGTATTGTAAAATCCACTGTTTCTTTATATGAAAGTGGGAAAAGTACTCCGGATGATGAGTTAAAGAAGAAAATAGCTAAATATTTTAATGTATCTTTAGATTATCTTATGGGTGTTTCGGATGTAAGAAACCCATATAAAGAAACATCAGAAAATAAAATTATAAAAGATGATGGATATGAGCTAACTCCTGAGGAAAAAGAGCTTCTCGAAACCATAACATCAGATCCAGAGCTTTCTGTTCTATTCCATGACCTTAAATCAGCACCTAAAAAGAAAATAAAACAATTGCTTAAAACATGGGAATTTATCAATGAACAGTTTGAAGAAATGGAAAAGGAATTGGATGATGAGGAATAAATAAAATTATAAAGACTTGGAGGTAATTATAATGGCCAAAATAACTGATAGAGAACTATTAGAACTTATTGCTACTCAAGTAGCTAATCTTACAACTGAAGTTAAAGATATAAAAAACGAAGTTAAAGATATAAGAAACAAAGTTACAATTATTGAACAAGAGCATGGCAAAAAGTTGGACGCTCTATTTGATGGATATAAGCAAGTCTATGAAAAGCTTGATAAAATCGAAGATGAAGTATCTAAGCATGAAGAAATAATATTAAGACATGTAAGATAATAAAATTATAAAATACTGGAGGTTAATCAATATGAACAATGATATTCTTTATCAGATACTTAATGAACTGAAAGAACTTAAAGAAAATCAAAATTCAATGCAAGACCAAATGAATGACATGCAAAACCAAATAAATGGTATGCAAAATCAAATGAATGATATGCAAAACCAAATAAATGGTATGCAAAGCCAAATAAATAGTATGCTAAATGAGTTTAATAAAATCAGAGAAGAACTAGTAGATACAAAAAAAGAATTAAGTAATGAAATCAGTAGTGTAAAAAGTGAACTCAAAGACTTTAGAGAAGAAACTAATACAAGATTCGATGCTTTAGAGGATAGATTGGATGAAATGGAAGCTGTTAATGGAAAAAGACATCTTGATTTTGTTAAGGAATTAAAAGAACTAAGACATTCAGTTAATAGAATTGAAATAAATACTGCAGAAAACTGGAGAGATATTGCTAGACTCAAGGCTATGAGAAAATATAAATAGGAAATAAATTAGATTATAAAATCTTTGTGCAACAATTCGTTCATCAAGGGGGGAATGACAGAATGATATTAGGTGACTTTATACCGAATCAGCAAACTAATTATCTTGAAAACAAAGCTAATGAAATCCTTTTAGATAACTTCATTGAGCATCCATACGAGATAGATCTTGAGACAATAATTGATATAAATTATAAAAATATAAAAGTTTTCTATTCTAATCAAGATAGTAAAGTCATTATAAAAAGAAATATGGCTGTAATTATTGTTAATGATAGGCTTGAATATAGAAAGCAACGTGAGGAATTAGCTGAAGAATTCTGTCACTTTTTATTACATTGCGGTAATCAGATCAATTATAAATACGATATCGTTTTAGACAAGCAAGAACAGCAGGCTAAAAGAATGTCTGCCTATCTTCTCTGCCCTTTATATATGCTAAAAACTATAACTATTCCTATGGATACATATTGCACAATCCATGAGCTAGCAGACATATTTAATGTTACATACGAGTTTATGAAATATAGATTAAGCCTTATTTGGGGACAAGACTTGAATTTAATAACAGTACACAACGGAGAATTCTATGGAAATATATCTATAGAATAATTTTTGAACTCCATATTGCATTAGAATTTCAATCTGATTACTTTGCATGTAGATTGCATGGTATTAATATGGCATTAACATAGAGATGCTATTTATTTTTGAAGTAAATAAATAGCAAAGCATTTACTATAGGGATTTAATTTATGGTTAAGCTCAAATTCAAAGATTTGAGTATTCTTTAAAACTTTATGTAGAACATAAGTTCAACACTATTCGACAGGATGTTGTAATATAGGCAGTTTTATAATTAAATTAATTGGAAAGGAATGTTTTTATGGGGTTTAGAGTAAGGAGAAGTATTAATTTAGGCGGAGGTTTTAGAATAAATGTTAGCAAAAGCGGTATTGGTTACAGCTGGGGAGTTCCGGGATACAGAATAACCAAAACTGCTAAAGGTAATATTAGAAAAACATATTCTTTACCTGGCACTGGAATAAGTTATGTCGAAGAAACAAGTGGAAGGGAAAAACGAAAAAGAAATAGCAGCATCAATTATAGTTATGTTCAAGAGCCTACAATGGAAGATGTTGTTAGTGCTGATATTGAAAATTACAGGCCAGCAGAATATGAAGATTTTGTTAAATCTATTGAACGAATAGTAAATATAAATAAGTTAGCTAATTGGCTATGTGTTTCTATCGTTTTGTCAGCTTTCCCTATTTTTTTAGTTACAGGTATAATCGGTATTATTCTTAAAATTTATGTTAGAACTAAAGGTAAAATGAACTTGGAATATGAGATGGATAAATTTTATATAGAAAAGCACAAAAAATTAGTAAATGCTTGGACAACCTTAAGTAAATCTTCTCAATTATTGCAAATAATACAAACCGGAAAAGTTCATAATAAGAAAATTCATGCAGGTGCCTCACAATTGGTAAATCCTAAACCTTTTATAATCACAACTAAACTTCCATTTTACTTAAAAACAGATATAGATATTATTCAATTAAAACTCATGAAAGAAAATCTGATTTTTTTTCCGGATAAAATTCTTATACTTCAAGGTTCTAAAGTAGGATCAATAGATTATTCCGATATCTCTATTGAAGTTGGTAACGTACCCTTTGTTGTTGAAGTTGCGCCAAAAGATGCTACCATAATTAATTACACATGGGAAAAAGTTAATAAAGATGGTTCTCCAGATAGAAGGTATAAGGGGAATAGACAGTTACCTATATGTAATTATGGCA is part of the Tepidimicrobium xylanilyticum genome and encodes:
- a CDS encoding helix-turn-helix domain-containing protein, with product MSSLAKRIKELRQERNLTQEEFGNIFGIVKSTVSLYESGKSTPDDELKKKIAKYFNVSLDYLMGVSDVRNPYKETSENKIIKDDGYELTPEEKELLETITSDPELSVLFHDLKSAPKKKIKQLLKTWEFINEQFEEMEKELDDEE
- a CDS encoding helix-turn-helix domain-containing protein, with amino-acid sequence MFKNARLKSGLTIEEAAAKNHISQRALINYEQNITIPGPDVTLRMSKVYKDPWLTQRYCKDYCAIGQAYSYEILDNVNLDPASVLLKLVGEMDEAQRVLTNMLAIAVNKNEREDFKEDEWEKFVRYLHEFLDVEHNVEILKISLNKWCDMAEIIAEHNKKCNERGYVKKCKYEKKTSQTAI
- a CDS encoding DUF4236 domain-containing protein, whose product is MGFRVRRSINLGGGFRINVSKSGIGYSWGVPGYRITKTAKGNIRKTYSLPGTGISYVEETSGREKRKRNSSINYSYVQEPTMEDVVSADIENYRPAEYEDFVKSIERIVNINKLANWLCVSIVLSAFPIFLVTGIIGIILKIYVRTKGKMNLEYEMDKFYIEKHKKLVNAWTTLSKSSQLLQIIQTGKVHNKKIHAGASQLVNPKPFIITTKLPFYLKTDIDIIQLKLMKENLIFFPDKILILQGSKVGSIDYSDISIEVGNVPFVVEVAPKDATIINYTWEKVNKDGSPDRRYKGNRQLPICNYGKIEITSYSGLNILIYCSNLSNTALFKEMMIN
- a CDS encoding helix-turn-helix domain-containing protein; translation: MNELLKKLRIEKGYTQQDMADKLGYSGKSSYCLLENGVVKITIDKAKRIAEILEVDPSIFFKHKVEETSTNNKDQTA
- a CDS encoding coiled-coil domain-containing protein, with translation MNNDILYQILNELKELKENQNSMQDQMNDMQNQINGMQNQMNDMQNQINGMQSQINSMLNEFNKIREELVDTKKELSNEISSVKSELKDFREETNTRFDALEDRLDEMEAVNGKRHLDFVKELKELRHSVNRIEINTAENWRDIARLKAMRKYK
- a CDS encoding ImmA/IrrE family metallo-endopeptidase; its protein translation is MILGDFIPNQQTNYLENKANEILLDNFIEHPYEIDLETIIDINYKNIKVFYSNQDSKVIIKRNMAVIIVNDRLEYRKQREELAEEFCHFLLHCGNQINYKYDIVLDKQEQQAKRMSAYLLCPLYMLKTITIPMDTYCTIHELADIFNVTYEFMKYRLSLIWGQDLNLITVHNGEFYGNISIE
- a CDS encoding host-nuclease inhibitor Gam family protein; protein product: MKNMMMDILDEALGIQEDEEEWKIKSDEEADWWIEIHEEKLAEIRRLKMQLENKINFYKEKLDKVIQEEEYIIEKRDGKLAEYFETLDEKDMKKTKTMLKYRLPSGELVKKFPGPQFNRDNDKLTKWLEENQMNEYIEVKKQAKWGELKKITDVVNGMVVLKDTGEIVEGVEVVERPVEFKVEV